A genome region from Plasmodium reichenowi strain SY57 chromosome Unknown, whole genome shotgun sequence includes the following:
- a CDS encoding parasite-infected erythrocyte surface protein — MLLFFAKLVVFTFFFWLLKYGKT, encoded by the coding sequence atgTTACTCTTTTTTGCAAAACTTGTCGTATTTACCTTTTTCTTCTGGCTTTTAAAATATGGGAAAACG